One window of the Zymoseptoria tritici IPO323 chromosome 12, whole genome shotgun sequence genome contains the following:
- a CDS encoding dynein light chain, cytosolic (The light chain 1 polypeptide is a member of the leucine-rich repeat protein family and binds at or near the ATP hydrolytic site within the motor domain of the gamma heavy chain) encodes MAAAPPLPTTRLRQICTTACDAAVSTASVYEHAQTATWNQTIINNILQSLMSESAVGDEPPAYKFIVSATIIQHLSDPRAGAAETVAVEGDKKVGRRGMHSASGAFWNNEKDGMWSYKYGGGEGKGMDIVVSVMWVAV; translated from the exons ATGGCCGCTGCA cctccaCTCCCCACCACCCGCCTCCGCCAAATCTGCACCACCGCCTGCGACGCCGCcgtctccaccgcctccgtCTACGAACACGCCCAAACCGCAACCTGGAACCAgaccatcatcaacaacatcctgCAATCCCTGATGTCCGAGTCCGCCGTGGGAGACGAGCCGCCCGCTTACAAATTCATCGTGTCCGCGACCATCATCCAACACTTGAGCGATCCTCGAGCGGGTGCTGCGGAGActgtggcggtggagggagaCAAGAAGGTCGGCAGGAGGGGGATGCATAGTGCTAGTGGGGCGTTTTGGAATAATGAGAAGGATGGCATGTGGAGTTATAAGTATGGTGGGGGAGAGGGGAAGGGGATGGATATTGTCGTGTCGGTGATGTGGGTTGCTGTttga
- a CDS encoding vacuolar transporter chaperone 1, with amino-acid sequence MSSQPLLQTAPGKRIALPTRVEPKVFFANERTFLSWLNFTVILGGLAMGLLNFGDRTGRIAAIMFTLVAVAAMVYALVTFHWRAKSIRMRGQGGFDDRFGPTVLAIALLGAVIVNFVLRFSS; translated from the exons ATGTCCTCCCAACCACTCCTGCAGACAGCTCCAG GCAAACGCATCGCCCTCCCCACCCGCGTCGAACCCaaagtcttcttcgccaacgaACGCACCTTCCTCTCCTGGCTAAACTTCACCGTCATCCTCGGCGGCCTCGCCATGGGTCTCCTCAACTTCGGCGACCGCACGGGCCGCATCGCCGCCATCATGTTCACCCTCGTCGCCGTGGCCGCGATGGTCTACGCGCTCGTGACGTTCCATTGGCGAGCGAAGAGTATTCGTATGAGGGGACAGGGTGGGTTCGATGATCGGTTTGGGCCGACGGTGTTGGCGATTGCGTTGTTGGGGGCGGTGATTGTGAATTTTGTGTTGAGGTTTAGTTCgtag